One stretch of Eretmochelys imbricata isolate rEreImb1 chromosome 1, rEreImb1.hap1, whole genome shotgun sequence DNA includes these proteins:
- the NET1 gene encoding neuroepithelial cell-transforming gene 1 protein isoform X2: MVAHDEVGGLLPIKRTIRVLDAQNQSFREQEEPSNKRIRPLARVTSLANLISPVRNGAVRRFGQTIQSFSLRGDSKSPGCSQKSCSRSAAPTPPKRRNSVLWSEMLDVNMKETLSTKEIKRQEAIYELSRGEQDLIEDLKLARKAYHDPMLKLSIMAEEELTHIFGDLDSYIPLHEDFLARLREATRPDGTVEQIGPILVKWLPGLNAYKGYCSNQLAAKALLDQKKQDRRVQDFLQRCLESPFSRKLDLWSFLDIPRSRLVKYPLLLKEILKHTPKDHADVQILEEAISIIQGVLSDINLKKGESECQYYIDKLEYLDEKQKDPRIEASKVLLCHGELKNKNGHKLYVFLFQDILVLTRPVTRNERHSYQVYRQPIPVQELVLEDLQDGDVKMGGSFRGAFSNSDKAKNIFRVRFQDPSSGQSHTLQANDIFHKQQWFNCIRTAIAPFQRAAAPTDLKELPELSEESEENNPSASNVKVQRRQSTMSGIVQMELDENTSECGSIMDTEEAKSVKTHRTQSGHKRTREKPLSSKRKETLV; this comes from the exons ATGGTGGCTCATGATGAAGTTGGAGGTCTCCTTCCTATTAAAAGGACCATTCGAGTCCTAGATGCTCAGAATCAATCTTTCAGAGAACAAGAG GAGCCAAGTAATAAGCGGATTCGACCTCTAGCTCGGGTCACATCCTTGGCAAACTTGATCTCCCCTGTAAGAAATGGTGCAGTCCGGCGTTTTGGTCAGACAATACAG TCATTTTCCCTCCGTGGTGACAGCAAATCCCCCGGCTGTTCCCAGAAGTCATGTAGCAGATCTGCCGCCCCAACACCTCCTAAAAGAAGAAACAGTGTCCTTTGGTCAGAGATGTTAGATGTCAACATGAAAGAGACTCTGAGCACCAAAGAAATTAAACGCCAGGAG gcaatATATGAACTGTCCAGAGGAGAACAGGATTTAATTGAGGATCTGAAACTTGCCAGAAAG GCTTATCATGACCCCATGTTGAAACTGTCTATCATGGCAGAGGAGGAACTCACACACATATTTGGGGACTTGGATTCTTATATCCCTCTGCATGAAG ACTTCTTGGCAAGGCTCAGAGAAGCAACAAGACCTGATGGAACAGTGGAGCAGATTGGGCCCATACTTGTGAAATGG TTACCAGGACTCAATGCCTACAAAGGTTACTGCAGTAACCAGTTGGCAGCCAAAGCTCTTCTGGATCAGAAGAAGCAAGACCGTAGAGTCCAGGACTTCCTTCAGCGCTGTCTTGAATCCCCTTTCAGTCGCAAGCTAGACCTCTGGAGCTTCCTAGATATTCCTCGAAGTCGGCTGGTGAAATATCCACTGCTCTTAAAAGAAATTCTTAAACATACTCCTAAAGATCATGCTGATGTCCAGATTTTGGAAGAAGCA atctctatAATCCAAGGAGTCCTCTCTGACATCAACTTGAAGAAGGGAGAATCAGAATGTCAGTATTACATTGACAAGCTGGAATATCTGGATGAGAAGCAGAAGGACCCTAGAATCGAAGCCAGCAAAGTGTTACTGTGCCATGGGGAGCTGAAGAATAAGAATGGGCAT aaGCTgtatgttttcctcttccaagacATCCTGGTTTTAACTCGGCCAGTCACTCGTAATGAGCGTCACTCTTACCAGGTGTACAGACAACCGATCCCAGTTCAGGAGCTGGTGCTGGAGGACCTGCAGGATGGCGATGTGAAAATGGGAGGGTCCTTCAGAGGGGCTTTTAGCAATTCAGATAAAG CTAAAAATATCTTCAGAGTTCGGTTCCAAGACCCCTCCTCCGGTCAATCCCACACACTGCAGGCCAATGATATCTTCCACAAGCAGCAATGGTTTAATTGTATTAGAACGGCCATCGCACCTTTCCAGCgggctgctgctccaacagaccTGAAAGAATTGCCCGAGCTCAGTGAAGAGTCTGAAGAGAACAACCCATCTGCCTCCAACGTCAAAGTCCAGAGGAGGCAGTCCACTATGTCTGGTATAGTTCAGATGGAGCTAGACGAAAACACATCCGAGTGTGGATCCATTATGGACACGGAGGAAGCCAAGAGCGTGAAAACACACAGAACACAATCTGGGCACAAAAGAACAAGAGAAAAGCCATTAAGCAGCAAACGGAAAGAAACATTAGTGTAA
- the LOC144259619 gene encoding calmodulin, striated muscle codes for MADQLTEGQIAEFKEAFSLFDKDGDGSITTSELGTVMRSLGQNPTEAELQDMIGELDADGSGTVDFPEFLSMMARKMRDTDSEEEIREAFRVFDRDKNGYISAAELRHVMTNLGEKLTDEEVDEMIKEADSNSDGQVNYEEFVRMMTEK; via the coding sequence ATGGCCGACCAGCTGACGGAGGGGCAGATCGCAGAGTTCAAAGAAGCCTTCTCCCTCTTTGACAAGGACGGGGATGGGTCCATCACCACCAGTGAGCTGGGGACCGTCATGCGGtcgctggggcagaaccccaccGAAGCCGAGCTGCAAGACATGATTGGTGAGTTGGATGCCGACGGCAGCGGCACGGTGGACTTCCCCGAATTCCTGTCCATGATGGCGAGGAAGATGAGGGACACGGACAGCGAGGAGGAGATCCGGGAAGCCTTCCGGGTGTTCGACAGGGACAAGAACGGCTACATCAGTGCGGCGGAGCTCCGGCATGTCATGACCAACCTGGGCGAGAAGCTGACGGACGAGGAGGTGGACGAGATGATCAAGGAGGCCGACAGCAACAGCGATGGGCAAGTCAACTACGAGGAGTTTGTACGGATGATGACGGAGAAGTGA